The DNA region GTCGCCCTGGCAGCAGTGGCAGGGCGAGCTTAAGGCGTCGCTGACCCCGTCCATGCAGGAGATCGCCTATAAAGGCGAACAGGTCAGCATCAAAGGCACGCTTCGCGGCCAGACGCTCTCGGTCAGCCAGTTCGATGTACAGCTCCCCGACCAGCCTCAGCCCGTTAAGCTGGTGGGCGAGTTTACCCTGCCGCTGGTGCCGGACGGCGTGCCGGTGAAAGGCCACGCGGTGGCGACCTTTAACGTGCCACAGTTGACGTCTCTGGTCGATGCCGATCTGGACTGGGAAGGCAATCAGGGACAGCTGGTAGTGATGGCGCGGGACAACCCCGATCCGCTGCTCGACCTGCCGTGGCAGATCGCGGCGGAGCAGCTGAACATCAGCGACGGGCGCTGGAACTGGGATCTCTCGGGGATGCCGCTGAGCGGGCGGGTGTCCCTTCGCGCCGACAACTGGCAGCAGGGGCTGGAGAAAACCACCCTGACCGGACGACTGAACGTGTTGACGCAGGGCGATGCGGGGAAAGGCAACGCGGTACTGAATATTGGGCCCGGCAGGCTCAGCATGGAAAACAGCGACATGCCCCTGCACCTCAGCGGCGAGGCGAAGCAAAACGATCTTATTCTTTACGCCAAACTGCCCGCAACGCTAACCGGCAGCCTGTATGACCCGCAGCTGGCCTTTGAGCCGGGCGCGCTGCTTCGCTCGCGCGGGCGGATCATTAACTCGCTCGATATCGATGAAATCCGCTGGCCGCTGGCGGGCGTGAAGCTCACCCAGAAGGGCGTGGACGGCCGCCTGCAGGCGATTTTGCGCGCCCACGAGAACGAGATGGGCGATTTTGAACTCCACCTGGACGGCCAGGCCAGCGACTTTTTACCCGACAGCGGCCTGTGGCAGTGGCGCTACTGGGGGAAAGGCGGGTTTACGCCGATGCATGCCCGCTGGGATGTTGCCGGGAAAGGCGAGTGGCGCGACAACCTTATTGAGCTGACGGCGCTCTCCACCGGTTTTGACAAGCTGCAGTACGGCACGATGGAGGTCAGCAAGCCGCGCCTGGCGCTGGAAAAACCGGTGCGCTGGTTCCGTGACCCCGAGAAACCCACCTTCAGCGGCGCGCTGTCGCTGAATGCCGGGCAAACCCGCTTCTCCGGCGGCAGCGTATTGCCGCCCTCGGTCCTGACCTTTAGCGTCGACGGCACCGACCCGACGGTGTTCCAGTTTAAGGGCGATCTCCATGCGGACAGCATCGGCCCGGTGCAGGTGAACGGCCGCTGGGACGGCGAACGTCTTCGCGGGCAGGCCTGGTGGCCAAAACAGTCGCTCACCGTCTTCCAGCCTCTGATCCCGCCGGACTGGAAAATGACGCTGCGCGACGGGGAGCTTTATGCCCAGGTCGCCTTCTCGGCGGCGGCCGATCAGGGCTTTGAGGCGGGCGGGCACGGCGTGCTGAAATCCGGCAGCGCCTGGATGCC from Enterobacter chengduensis includes:
- a CDS encoding YdbH family protein — encoded protein: MKGKYKAALALLLLFILLPLTLLMTLAQWVPTLAGIWLPVGTRIAFEESPKLTRHALKIPDLRYLVEECEIARIENVTLSHPSRWQLDIGALDLNAVCLSKIPQSAPSTVAPKTLAQWQAVLPNTWLTVHRLTLSPWQQWQGELKASLTPSMQEIAYKGEQVSIKGTLRGQTLSVSQFDVQLPDQPQPVKLVGEFTLPLVPDGVPVKGHAVATFNVPQLTSLVDADLDWEGNQGQLVVMARDNPDPLLDLPWQIAAEQLNISDGRWNWDLSGMPLSGRVSLRADNWQQGLEKTTLTGRLNVLTQGDAGKGNAVLNIGPGRLSMENSDMPLHLSGEAKQNDLILYAKLPATLTGSLYDPQLAFEPGALLRSRGRIINSLDIDEIRWPLAGVKLTQKGVDGRLQAILRAHENEMGDFELHLDGQASDFLPDSGLWQWRYWGKGGFTPMHARWDVAGKGEWRDNLIELTALSTGFDKLQYGTMEVSKPRLALEKPVRWFRDPEKPTFSGALSLNAGQTRFSGGSVLPPSVLTFSVDGTDPTVFQFKGDLHADSIGPVQVNGRWDGERLRGQAWWPKQSLTVFQPLIPPDWKMTLRDGELYAQVAFSAAADQGFEAGGHGVLKSGSAWMPDNQINGVDFVLPFRFSEGTWSLGTRGPVTLRIGEVVNLVTARNITADLQGDYPWTEDNPLLLTNVKVETLGGKITMQQLRMPQHDPALLRVDNISTSELISAVNPKQFAMSGPVSGALPFWLDNEKWIIKDGWLTNPGPMTLRIDKDTADAIVEDNMVAGAAINWLRYMEISRSWTRINLDNLGELTMQATIKGTSRVDGKSSSVNLNYTHDENVFTLWRSLRFGDNLQTWFEQHAAIPAPRSSTGKESEEQQ